Genomic window (Bradyrhizobium sp. 186):
TAGCAGAGCAATGAGAGATCGTCGGGAACCGCGATGTTCCGCTCCGCCGTCACGCGCAGTGCGCCGAGCGTCGCCTCATGATTGGCGACGAAGATCGCGCTCGGCGGGCGAGGGAGATCCAGGAGCCTGCGGCAGCCGGCGGCGCCGGTCTCGGGGACGAAATGACCGGCATGAATCAATGTGCCATCGAGGGTGATGCCGGCTTCGCGCAGCGCGCGGACATAGCCGGACAGTCGCTCGCGGCCCGACGTGGTGTCCTGGCGGCCGACGATCAGCCCGATGCGCCTGTGCCCGAGCTCGATCAAATGGCGCGTGCCGAGATAGGCACCTTGCGGGTCGTCGGCGAGCACGGTCTCGAGGTCGGTCGCGTCATCGCGGCGTACCAGGCAGACGATCGGGACGTCCTTCGCCAATGCCTTGAGCTGCGCGCCGTTCTTGCCGGTAGGCACGACGATCAGCCCGTCGATGCGATGGTCGACCAGCGTGGTGAGGGTGTCGCTCTCCTGCTGCGGATCATCGCCGCCGATGCACAGAAGCATCTGATAGCCCAGCGCCTTCAGGCGCGCCTGCACGACTTCGGCCATTACTTGAAACGAAGCGTTGGTGAGGTTGTGAACCAGCAGCGCCACGAGACGCGACTGCCCGGTCTTCAAGCCTCGCGCGATTGGGTTGGGCCGATAGCCGAGCTCGCGCGCAATGCGCGTCAGGCGCTGCTGTGTGCGCTCACTGGTCAGGCCCGTCCCGGTCAGCGCGCGCGAGGCGGTGCTGATCGAAACGCGGGCCGCGTGTGCCACATCTTTGAGCGTGACGCTCATCAAACCTGCCGATAGACTGCAAACGATTGCAGGGACGTTATGGGCCAATTCCACATGGATCAAGCCCAAAAAATGGATGGTGGTGCTCAATGCAGAGCCAGTTACGCAATCGTTTGCAGGACTACTGCGGATATTCCGCAGAGCATCGTCATTTCCTGAATTCAACCGATCACCCGGCAGCTCCCTGATGAAGATGTTTCGCGGCACGTACACCGTCATGATCACCCCGTTCACGCCGGCGGGCGACGTCGATGTCGCGGCGCTGCGCGCGTTCGTCGACTGGCAGATTGCCGAAGGA
Coding sequences:
- a CDS encoding LacI family DNA-binding transcriptional regulator; the encoded protein is MSVTLKDVAHAARVSISTASRALTGTGLTSERTQQRLTRIARELGYRPNPIARGLKTGQSRLVALLVHNLTNASFQVMAEVVQARLKALGYQMLLCIGGDDPQQESDTLTTLVDHRIDGLIVVPTGKNGAQLKALAKDVPIVCLVRRDDATDLETVLADDPQGAYLGTRHLIELGHRRIGLIVGRQDTTSGRERLSGYVRALREAGITLDGTLIHAGHFVPETGAAGCRRLLDLPRPPSAIFVANHEATLGALRVTAERNIAVPDDLSLLCYEDMPWFEWHRPAISIVDNGARDLANLAVDRLLQRMDAKGNGNDGVREYRVGARLVQRDSCRRIEAASIAKSSKLKPSLSKSSAAKSAKV